From Sphingomonas sp. JUb134:
GGCTGTTCTCGCCGATCCGCATGATCGCCGTGCCGACGACGACTTCGGTACCGTTCTCCGATGCCGAACCCATGCGGATCGCCTGACCCGTCTTCACAGTCGCAACTTGTTCGACCGTGATCGGCACGCCGTTACGTGTCGCGATCACGGTCCTGGCCAACTCGCTGGCATTGCGAACGAGCGCATCCGAGCGAACAGCCAGACCTTCGCCATTGCGATTGACGAAGCCACCGCCGACGCTGGTGTTATTGCGCTCCAGCGCATTTCCCAGGTCCGTCAGCGTGATGCCGAGCGAGGCCAGCTTCTGCACGTCGGGCACGACGAGGAACTGCTTGGCGTAACCGCCAATCGAGTCGACACCGGCGAGGCCCGGTGTGGTCTTCAGAAGCGGCGTCACGATCCAGTCCTGCGCGGTGCGCAGGTAGGTCGCCTTGTCCTCTTCGGTCGTCAGTCGCTCGCCCTCTGGCGTGATGTAGCTGCCATCGGGCTGTTGGCCCGGTTCACCGGGCTTGTGCTTGTCGTCCTCGCGATGATCGAGACGAACGGTGTACATGTACACCTCGCCCAGGCCTGTCGCGATCGGACCCATTTCAGGGTTCACGCCGTCGGGCAGATTCTCTTGCACGCCCCGCAGACGCTCGCCCACCTGCTGGCGGGCGAAATAGATGTCCGTCGCGTCCGAAAAGACCGCCGTGATCTGCGCGAAGCCGTTGCGGCTCAACGAGCGCGTATATTCCAGGCCGGGGGTGCCGGCGAGCGCGGTTTCGATTGGAAACGACACCTGCTTCTCGACCAGCTCGGGCGAGAGGGCAGGCGCGCGGACGTTGATCTGGACCTGATTGTTGGTGATGTCCGGCACCGCGTCGATCGGTAGCCGGTAGAGGGAAAAGGCGCCGATGGCGGCGACGATGACGGTGAGGAGCAGGACTAGCCAGCGCTTCTCGACCGCCCAGGTTACGATACGGGCGATCATGGCTTAATCCTCGTGGCTCGCTTCGCCCTTGCCGATCTCGGCCTTGAGCGTGAAACTTCCGGTGGTGGCGATCTGTTCGTTGCCGGTCAGGCCCGACCGGACGATCACCGTGTCGCCCGACGCATCGCCGAGCTGGACCGGGGTCGCCTTGAAGCCGGTGGGCGTGCGCACGAACACGACCGACTTGCCCTCGAAACTCTGGACCGCCGTCGTCGGCACGCGGACCGCCCCGCTCCCGCCGCTGCCCGTGAGCTGCACGGCTGCCGTCACAGGCTCGCCGACCCGCCATTCGCCACCGCGATTGTCGAGGGTGGCGAGCGCAGGCACGAGCCGCGTCTGCGGATCAAGCGCCGGCGACACGAAGGTCACGCGGGCGGTCGCCTGACGGCCTGCCGCCTTCACCAGCACCGTATTGCCGGGACGCACCCGGCCCGCATCCTCGGGCTTGAGATTAAGCGCGATCGACACCTGGCTCAGGTTGGCGATGCGATAGAGTTCGGCATCCGCCGCGACCGTTTGTCCCAGCGTCACGGGGCGCGCAATGATCTGGCCCGAGATCGGCGCGGCAATGCCGAGCCGGTTGAGCCCGCCGCCGCCGACACCCGCCGCCGAAACCATGCTCTGCGCCTGCGTCAGGGCGATCCGCGCCTCCGTCGCCGCTGTGCGGGCGGCGATCAGATCCTGTTCAGGGGAGACTCTCTGCGCGAACAGCCGCTGTTCGCGCGCGAGGTTCGAATTAGCGAGCTGAAGCCGCGCCCGCGCCGCCTCGACCTCGCCCTTGATCTGCGCCGCCTCGCGGCTTTCGATGACCGCAATGGTCTGGCCGCGTCCGACCGATTGGCCGAGGTTACGGGTGAGCGCGACCACGCGTCCCGCAATTGCGGCCGAGACGACCTGCGTTCCCTGTGGGTCGCCCTCGATGATCGCGGGCAGCTCGATCGTCCCGGCCCCGCCGATGATCGGCCGTCCGACCTGGACGCCCGCTGTGGCGATCTGGTCGGCACCCAATGTGACGACGCCTTCACCGGCATGACCGCCTTCAGCACCGCCCTTTTCCGTGCCCGCTGCCGTCTCATTGGCAGCTGCGCCTTCGGCAGTTGCCTCGTTTCCGCCATCCTTGCCGCCGCAGGCAGCCAAGAGCAGGGCGAGCGACGCCGCGCCCGCGAGATAAAAGCTCTTCATCACTGATTCCCCCCATTGGGCGCACGAGCGGTCAGTCGCTCCACTTGCGCGCGGGCATTCTGGTAATTGGCAAGCGCGTCGATCGCGGCGACCCGCGTTTCGGCGAGCGTGCGTTCAGCATCGAGCAATTCGAGCTGGCCGAACTTGCCCTCGCGATAGCCGATCCGCGCGATGCGGGCGGCCTCCTGTGCAGCCGCCAGCGCCGGCCCCGACGCCGCACGAGCCGTCGTTGCGGCATTGGCCGCCTGCGCCTGCGCGTCCGTGATCGCCTGTTCGATGTCGAGCGCGGTCACGCGGCGCTGCGCATCCGCCTGGGTCCGCTGCGCGGTCGCCTGCGCAATCGCGGCGCGACCATTGTTGAACACCGGGATCGGGATCGACACGCTGAACACCGCCGCCATGTCGTTGGTCGCTTCCAGGCGGCGGATCGACGGCCCGACGTTCAGGTCAGGCACGCGATTGGCGCGCGCGAGCCGCACGCCGGCTTCGGCAATGGAGAAATCCGCGTTGGCTGCCGCCAGCGCGAGTGTGCCGGTCGTGTTGACCGGTGCCAACGGCCCATAGACGTTCACATCGGGAAGGCGATCGAGCAGCGTGTCATCGAGCAGGCCGTCGATCGGCCGTCCGATCCGACGCGCCAGATTGGCGCGGGCCGCCTCGGCCAAGCGAAGCTGCCGCTCCACATTGGCGTCGGCATTGATACGCGCGACATCCGCGCGCTGTTGCTCGAGTGGCGATGCCCGCCCTGCCTGCACGCGAACGCTCGCGGCCCGCAGCGCATCGCTGGCGATCCGGGCCTGATCGCGGGCTGTCATTACCCGGCGATCGGCCGCGACCGCTTCGACATAGAGCTGCGTTACCTGAAGCCGGACATCCGCCGCGATGATCGCGGCCTGGATCTCGGCCCGGGACAATTGCGCATTGGCGACCGCGACGCGGGCGCCGCGCTTGCCGCCTAGCTCGATCGGGATCGCAAAGCCGACCGTGGTTTCCGCGCTGCGGACCCCCCGATACGGCCCGGAGCCGATGACATTCTCGACTTGGCCTTGAACCACCGGATTGGGCCGCAAGCCGGCGACTGTGCGACCTGCACGGGCCGCGTCGATTCCAGCTGTCGCCGCTTCCGCAGCAGGGGCCGAACCGCCCGCTGCACTGACCGCTTGGTCAAGCGTGTAGACCGGCGCATCCTGCGCAACAGGCGCGGACGGTCCGACCTGCGCCTGCGCCATCGTGGCGCAAGACGCTGCGGCCAGCATGGCCGCGAGGATACGATTCATGAAAATAGGACTCCTGACGATGATCGACAGGGGCGCGCCAACGCACGCCCAAATCGGACGTCAGGCTTGGGGGGGCCTCAAATGGACCATGCCGGTGCGGCCGTCGAGCGACGCAGAGGCGGAGATTGTCGGCTTGGGCACTGTGAGGACGGGGGTATATTCCATCGTCGTGCGCGCAGGCGCGCCGACGTCGTGTCCGTGACAATAATTGTGATGATGCGGGACATTCTTGTCCGAGTCCGATGGCACCTGATCGATGTCACCGGCGGTATGGACCGTGAACTCAACGCCCGCGATGCTTCCCCCCGCCAGATCGGCGGCATGGGCCATGCCGGAGAAGCTGGTCAGGACCAGCATCAGGCATGTCAGGAAAGGCAAAAAGGCTCGCACTAGCTTGCCTCTATCACGGAAGGGTTTTCATGTCATTGCACTAATTCGAACCAAGGGTCACTGAGCCGGAACCCGAGCGGGATCGGTCGCGCCCGTTCCAGGCGAACCCGACCGCAATGGCGACCGCCATCAGGAGTTGCGCCAGCACCGATTGCCAAGTGGGAAACACGCCGAGCATCGACAGCCGTGGCACGTCCGCGAGCGGTGCGATGTTGATAAGGCCGGCTTCCTGGAGCGCGGCGACGCCTTTACCCGCCAGCACGACGGTCAGGACCGCCATGAGCCAGGAGCTATAGCGGAAGAACTGCGCGATCGGCAGCTTGCGACTGTAGCGAAGCATGGCCCAAGCGATCAGGCTGAGCAGTCCAATCGCCGACCCGGCCCCCGCGAGAAGCATCCCGTTGTCACCTTGCGCCGAAAGCGCGGCATAGAACAGGATCGTCTCGAAGACCTCGCGATAAACTACGACGAACGCCAGCCCGAACAGGAACCAGCCCGACCCGCCCGAGAGCGCCCGCGACATCTTCTCGCGAATATAGCGCTGCCACTGATCGGCCTGCGCCTTGCCGTGCATCCAAATCCCGACCGAGAGCAGCACGACCGCGGCGAACAGCGAGCCAAACCCTTCCGTCAGCTCCCGGCTCGCACCGCTGATCCCGATCGCATAGGTGGCGACCGCCCAGGTGATCCCGCCCGCGATGATCGCGCTGACCCAGCCGCCATGCACGTACCGCAGCGCCTCGCCGCGCTCGGCTTTACGCAGGAACGCGATCATGGCGACAACGATGAGCAGGGCTTCGAGCCCTTCACGCAGCAGGATCGTGAACGCGCCCAGGAACGTGGACGCTTCGGTGGCGGCATCAGGCGCGAGCGCCGCTTCCGCATCGTCGAAAAGGCCGCCCAGTACTGCGACCTTCTCCGCGAGATCATCGGGCGACGCGCCCCGGTCGATCGAGGCGCGGAACTCCCCCATCGCGCCCTCGATTCGACCCATCAGCGTCGCGTCGCGCGCGGTGAGTGTTGGCTCGATCGGCTCGAACCCATCGAGATAGGCCGACAGCGCCAGCTCTTTCGCCATGCGCGCATCGCCGCGCCGCGCAGCCGCCACGCTTTCGGCGAGTTTGGCGCGGGCGACCGCGAGCGAGCCGGGAGCCTGTTGTATCACCTGTTCGGGATGACGACGCAGGAACGCGAGCACTGGGTCAGCCTTGGCGTCGCCGATCGCCGCGCCGAGCGCGGCCGGGGTGAGCGCGACCAGGGTTTTCAGGTCCGGAATGCGCCGGCGAAGGGTCGGGTCGGATTTCCAAAGCCGCTCGCCTTCGCGCGCCTGCGCATCCGTGAAGGCGAAGCTCCCGGCTCGGAATGCTAACGCCCAGCGCTGATCGTTGGGCAGATCGGCGAAGCTCTGCATCGCGGTCCCGTCGATGCCTTGCGTCACCACCTGATAGAGCGCGAACACGCTGCGCTGGCGCGCGCGCTCGGCATCGGTGAAAGCAATCGGGGGCGTAGCGAGCTTGGCGGCGTCAGGGCCACGGCCGTTGCCCGTCATCCCGTGGCAGGACGCGCAGGATTGTCGGAACAGTGCATCGCTGGAGACGAGGTTCGGAGCCTTATCGGGCGCGAGCGGCACCGGGTAGGCGCGCAACAGATCGGCCGCGAGCCCGTGCGCCAATGTTGCCACCTGTTCAGTCGGTCCCTTTTCCGCGATCACCGCCTGGAGGTTGGCAGCCCGCTGGATGAGGGCTTGACGCTCCGGCTTCGCCGGCAGGCCCTGAAGCCGTGTCGAGACCGACGCGGCGAACTCCGTCATCTCGGCATATTCCGACGTGCTCTTGATCCGACCGTTGGCGACCGCGCCGCCATAATCGACGGCCATATAGTCGAGCAGCCGCCATGCGGTTTGCACGTCGCCGGGTTCGGCGATTGCCGCAGCAGGGATCAGCAGCGCCGCGAGCGCGGAGAGCAGCCGCAACGAGAGCATTGCCCGGATCAACGCGAGCAGACGCACTACCGCTCTCCCAATTCGCGCCGAGCGCCAGTGACGATTTCATAAGCGGAGTGGAGGAACAGGAGGGCGATGAGGCCGGCGACGGCGAGGTCCGGCCAGGCGCTTCCTGTCCACGCCACCAGACCGGCCGCGGCGATCACCGCCACGTTGGCGAGCGCGTCGTTGCGGCTGAACAGCCAGATCGCGCGAACATTGGCGTCCCCTTCCCGGAAACGCGCAAGCACCAAGGCGGACACGACATTGATCGCGAGCGCGACAACGCCGATTGTGCCCATCAGTTCGGCATCGGGCGCGGTTGCGTTCAGGGCGCGCCAAATCGCGAAACCGATTACGCCCACGCCAAGCGCACCGAGAAACAACCCCTGCGTCAGCGCGACCTTTGCCCTCGCCCGTGCGGACCAGGCAAGCGCGAGAAGACCGATAAGGCTGATCGACCCGTCCCCGAGAAAATCGAGGGAATCCGCTTTCAGCGCTTGGCTATCGGCGATGAACCCGCCGAACAGCTCGGCGACTCCGAAGCCGAGGTTGAGCACCACGACGGTCAGCAGCGCACGGCGATAGGCCGGATCGGTTTGCGCGCGCGCGGGCTCCCCGTGGCACCCGCAGCTTTCGGTAGAAGCATTCATGCGGCCTTCCTTACCACCTCCAGTCGCTGTAGAAGCAAGCGAAATGTGCGACACGTTCGCATAAGCAAGGATGGCATGATGAAGCCGGTGATGATTGGGCAGCTCGCCAGCGAGACCTCGACGAAGGTGACGACGATCCGCTTTTATGAG
This genomic window contains:
- a CDS encoding efflux RND transporter periplasmic adaptor subunit, with the protein product MKSFYLAGAASLALLLAACGGKDGGNEATAEGAAANETAAGTEKGGAEGGHAGEGVVTLGADQIATAGVQVGRPIIGGAGTIELPAIIEGDPQGTQVVSAAIAGRVVALTRNLGQSVGRGQTIAVIESREAAQIKGEVEAARARLQLANSNLAREQRLFAQRVSPEQDLIAARTAATEARIALTQAQSMVSAAGVGGGGLNRLGIAAPISGQIIARPVTLGQTVAADAELYRIANLSQVSIALNLKPEDAGRVRPGNTVLVKAAGRQATARVTFVSPALDPQTRLVPALATLDNRGGEWRVGEPVTAAVQLTGSGGSGAVRVPTTAVQSFEGKSVVFVRTPTGFKATPVQLGDASGDTVIVRSGLTGNEQIATTGSFTLKAEIGKGEASHED
- a CDS encoding TolC family protein: MNRILAAMLAAASCATMAQAQVGPSAPVAQDAPVYTLDQAVSAAGGSAPAAEAATAGIDAARAGRTVAGLRPNPVVQGQVENVIGSGPYRGVRSAETTVGFAIPIELGGKRGARVAVANAQLSRAEIQAAIIAADVRLQVTQLYVEAVAADRRVMTARDQARIASDALRAASVRVQAGRASPLEQQRADVARINADANVERQLRLAEAARANLARRIGRPIDGLLDDTLLDRLPDVNVYGPLAPVNTTGTLALAAANADFSIAEAGVRLARANRVPDLNVGPSIRRLEATNDMAAVFSVSIPIPVFNNGRAAIAQATAQRTQADAQRRVTALDIEQAITDAQAQAANAATTARAASGPALAAAQEAARIARIGYREGKFGQLELLDAERTLAETRVAAIDALANYQNARAQVERLTARAPNGGNQ
- a CDS encoding cytochrome c/FTR1 family iron permease, giving the protein MRLLALIRAMLSLRLLSALAALLIPAAAIAEPGDVQTAWRLLDYMAVDYGGAVANGRIKSTSEYAEMTEFAASVSTRLQGLPAKPERQALIQRAANLQAVIAEKGPTEQVATLAHGLAADLLRAYPVPLAPDKAPNLVSSDALFRQSCASCHGMTGNGRGPDAAKLATPPIAFTDAERARQRSVFALYQVVTQGIDGTAMQSFADLPNDQRWALAFRAGSFAFTDAQAREGERLWKSDPTLRRRIPDLKTLVALTPAALGAAIGDAKADPVLAFLRRHPEQVIQQAPGSLAVARAKLAESVAAARRGDARMAKELALSAYLDGFEPIEPTLTARDATLMGRIEGAMGEFRASIDRGASPDDLAEKVAVLGGLFDDAEAALAPDAATEASTFLGAFTILLREGLEALLIVVAMIAFLRKAERGEALRYVHGGWVSAIIAGGITWAVATYAIGISGASRELTEGFGSLFAAVVLLSVGIWMHGKAQADQWQRYIREKMSRALSGGSGWFLFGLAFVVVYREVFETILFYAALSAQGDNGMLLAGAGSAIGLLSLIAWAMLRYSRKLPIAQFFRYSSWLMAVLTVVLAGKGVAALQEAGLINIAPLADVPRLSMLGVFPTWQSVLAQLLMAVAIAVGFAWNGRDRSRSGSGSVTLGSN
- a CDS encoding cation transporter; amino-acid sequence: MNASTESCGCHGEPARAQTDPAYRRALLTVVVLNLGFGVAELFGGFIADSQALKADSLDFLGDGSISLIGLLALAWSARARAKVALTQGLFLGALGVGVIGFAIWRALNATAPDAELMGTIGVVALAINVVSALVLARFREGDANVRAIWLFSRNDALANVAVIAAAGLVAWTGSAWPDLAVAGLIALLFLHSAYEIVTGARRELGER